A window from Leifsonia shinshuensis encodes these proteins:
- a CDS encoding MFS transporter has translation MNSRRSWVVYGIGVFAYLIAVMQRTTIGVAGVAATERFHVSASVLSTLAVVQLIVYAGMQVPVGVLIDRIGSRKLMLTGTALMVVGQVAVALAPSIAIAIVGRILVGAGDATVFTSLMRLVNSWFRGRIVPQLSQWIGNVGQLGQVLSAVPFALLLHLSGWTVAFLSAASLSVVALIGIAVAVADRPVGASEGPRPATWSDSLRQLRISLARPGTQLGFWSHFVTQSSGTVFSLMWGIPFLVFALGIEPAEASALLTVLVGAGLISGPILGILTARFPMRRSNLVLGIVALMAAAWTLVLLWPGEPPLWTVIVLIAAIGIGGPGSLIGFDFARTFNPLHSLGSANGIVNVGGFLASFVMMFLIGVSLDVQAHGAEGDAQLYQLDHFRWAFAIQYVIVGIGVGFLVHARRRTRRRLQEDEGIEVAPLWVALVGAWRRRGGHEAL, from the coding sequence GTGAATTCGCGTCGCTCCTGGGTCGTCTACGGGATCGGCGTCTTCGCCTACCTCATCGCCGTCATGCAGCGCACCACGATCGGTGTCGCGGGCGTCGCGGCGACCGAGCGGTTCCACGTCTCCGCCTCCGTCCTCTCCACCCTCGCCGTGGTGCAGCTCATCGTGTACGCGGGCATGCAGGTCCCGGTCGGGGTCCTCATCGACCGGATCGGCTCCCGCAAACTCATGCTGACGGGCACGGCACTCATGGTCGTCGGGCAGGTCGCCGTCGCGCTGGCGCCGAGCATCGCGATCGCCATCGTGGGTCGCATCCTGGTGGGGGCGGGAGATGCGACGGTGTTCACCTCGCTGATGCGCCTGGTGAACTCCTGGTTCCGCGGCAGGATCGTGCCGCAGCTGTCGCAGTGGATCGGCAACGTCGGCCAGCTCGGCCAGGTGCTGTCCGCCGTGCCGTTCGCCCTGCTGCTGCATCTCTCGGGCTGGACGGTCGCCTTCCTCAGCGCCGCCTCGCTGTCCGTCGTCGCCCTGATCGGCATCGCCGTCGCGGTCGCCGACCGGCCGGTCGGCGCGAGCGAGGGACCGCGTCCGGCGACGTGGTCCGACTCGCTGCGGCAACTGAGGATCAGCCTGGCCCGCCCCGGAACGCAGCTCGGCTTCTGGTCCCACTTCGTCACGCAGTCCTCCGGCACCGTCTTCAGCCTGATGTGGGGTATCCCGTTCCTGGTGTTCGCCCTGGGCATCGAGCCGGCGGAGGCGTCGGCCCTGCTGACCGTGCTGGTGGGAGCGGGTCTCATCTCGGGACCGATCCTCGGCATCCTGACCGCCCGCTTCCCGATGCGGCGCAGCAACCTCGTGCTCGGGATCGTGGCGCTCATGGCCGCCGCCTGGACGCTCGTGCTCCTGTGGCCGGGCGAGCCGCCGCTGTGGACCGTCATCGTGCTGATCGCGGCGATCGGGATCGGCGGCCCCGGTTCCCTGATCGGCTTCGACTTCGCGCGCACCTTCAACCCACTGCACAGCCTCGGGTCGGCGAACGGCATCGTCAACGTCGGCGGCTTCCTCGCGAGCTTCGTCATGATGTTCCTCATCGGCGTCTCCCTGGACGTGCAGGCGCATGGGGCGGAGGGGGACGCGCAGCTCTACCAGCTGGACCACTTCCGCTGGGCGTTCGCCATCCAGTACGTCATCGTCGGGATCGGCGTCGGCTTCCTGGTGCACGCCCGCCGCCGCACACGGCGCCGGCTGCAGGAGGACGAGGGAATAGAAGTGGCCCCTCTCTGGGTTGCACTTGTCGGAGCGTGGAGAAGGCGCGGCGGTCACGAAGCGTTGTAG
- a CDS encoding PAC2 family protein: MRDPGELYELDPALGVPEGLPLVAGLTGFADAGSGVSQLGTYLLGTLDNDVVATFDADILLDYRARRPIIYFDQDHLTDYQPATLKLYLAYDELRQPFLLLSGFEPDFRWEAFTEAVLGLIERFKVKSITWVHSIPMPVPHTRPIGVTVSGNRSELIDSMSIWKPHTQVPANALHLLEYRLQQLSYPIAGFILLIPHYLADTEYPAAAVAALDSISAATGLIFPTDRLRQEDREFVANIDEQVAGNPELGRLVGTLEERHDSYMEDTQLRSPLTDSDGELPTADEIAAELENFLAFRRHGDEENGRGER; encoded by the coding sequence ATGCGCGACCCCGGCGAACTGTACGAGCTCGACCCGGCACTCGGTGTGCCGGAGGGATTGCCGCTGGTCGCGGGCCTCACGGGCTTCGCCGACGCCGGCTCCGGCGTCAGCCAGCTCGGCACCTATCTGCTCGGGACCCTCGACAACGACGTGGTGGCGACCTTCGACGCGGACATCCTGCTCGACTATCGCGCCCGCCGCCCCATCATCTACTTCGACCAGGACCACCTGACCGACTACCAGCCGGCGACGCTGAAGCTCTACCTCGCCTACGACGAGCTGCGCCAGCCGTTCCTCCTCCTGTCGGGCTTCGAGCCGGACTTCCGCTGGGAGGCGTTCACGGAGGCGGTGCTCGGCTTGATCGAGCGTTTCAAGGTGAAGAGCATCACCTGGGTCCACTCCATCCCGATGCCCGTTCCGCACACGCGTCCGATCGGCGTGACGGTGAGCGGCAACCGCTCCGAGCTCATCGACTCCATGTCGATCTGGAAGCCGCACACGCAGGTGCCCGCCAACGCGCTGCACCTGCTCGAGTACCGGCTCCAGCAGCTCTCGTACCCGATCGCCGGATTCATCCTGCTGATCCCGCACTACCTCGCCGACACCGAGTACCCGGCTGCCGCGGTCGCGGCCCTCGACTCGATCAGCGCGGCCACCGGCCTGATCTTTCCGACCGACCGGCTCCGCCAGGAGGACCGCGAGTTCGTCGCCAACATCGACGAGCAGGTCGCGGGCAATCCCGAGCTCGGCCGACTGGTCGGCACGCTGGAGGAGCGCCACGACTCGTACATGGAGGACACGCAGCTGCGCTCCCCGCTGACCGACAGCGACGGCGAGCTGCCGACCGCCGACGAGATCGCCGCCGAGCTCGAGAACTTCCTCGCCTTCCGCCGCCACGGCGACGAGGAGAACGGGCGGGGCGAGCGCTGA
- a CDS encoding leucyl aminopeptidase, with protein MTVPALTVTLSSTPATSADVVVVAARAGRDSITVLSGERRDELGRQLKEIGFSGGKDELVRLPGTGDGPSVAVVGLPEGGEDALRYAAGTAVRQLAGTSAVALDLPAESAAEAGAALEGAALGAYAFTEYREKSRAGAKDPVAAIELLAAGSDMDADALVARATAVAEAAALVKDLVNTPPLDLYPETFAERASAAASGLPVEVTVWDEEQLAADGFGGILGVGQGSTRGPRLVKVVYAPEGASRHLALVGKGITFDSGGLSLKPATGMVGMKYDMTGAATVLAVALAAARLALPVKVTAWLCLAENMPSGSAIRPNDVLRIRGGRTVEVLNTDAEGRLVLADGLVAASEEQPDAIVDVATLTGAAMVALGTRYAALMGSDDLVDQVLGAAKESGELFWPMPLPGELRATINSDVADIANANPGNTAGGALLAGVFLQEFVGRTGDGDDAPRIPWAHLDIAGPAKSPAAPYGFTGKGPSAVSVRALIRLAESFSGK; from the coding sequence ATGACCGTTCCCGCGCTGACCGTGACCCTCTCCTCCACCCCCGCCACGTCCGCCGATGTCGTGGTCGTCGCCGCCCGTGCCGGGCGCGACAGCATCACCGTCCTCTCCGGCGAGCGCCGCGACGAGCTCGGGCGGCAGCTGAAGGAGATCGGGTTCTCCGGCGGCAAGGACGAGCTCGTGCGCCTGCCCGGGACGGGCGACGGACCCTCCGTCGCGGTCGTCGGCCTGCCGGAGGGCGGCGAGGACGCGCTGCGCTACGCCGCGGGCACCGCGGTCCGCCAGCTGGCGGGCACCTCCGCGGTCGCGCTCGACCTCCCGGCCGAGTCGGCGGCCGAAGCCGGCGCTGCCCTGGAGGGCGCGGCGCTCGGCGCGTACGCCTTCACCGAGTACCGCGAGAAGAGCCGCGCCGGGGCGAAGGACCCGGTGGCCGCGATCGAGCTGCTGGCCGCGGGATCCGACATGGATGCGGACGCGCTCGTCGCGCGGGCGACCGCCGTGGCGGAGGCTGCCGCGCTGGTCAAGGATCTGGTTAACACTCCGCCGCTCGACCTCTACCCCGAGACCTTCGCCGAGCGCGCCTCCGCCGCGGCGTCCGGACTTCCCGTCGAGGTCACGGTCTGGGATGAGGAGCAGCTCGCTGCCGACGGCTTCGGCGGCATCCTCGGCGTCGGGCAGGGGTCGACGCGCGGCCCGCGACTGGTGAAGGTCGTGTACGCGCCGGAGGGCGCATCCCGTCACCTCGCCCTCGTCGGCAAGGGCATCACGTTCGACTCCGGCGGCCTCTCCCTGAAGCCCGCGACCGGGATGGTCGGCATGAAGTACGACATGACGGGCGCCGCCACGGTGCTCGCGGTCGCGCTCGCCGCCGCGCGGCTCGCGCTGCCGGTGAAGGTGACGGCATGGCTTTGCCTCGCCGAGAACATGCCGTCCGGCTCGGCCATCCGCCCGAACGACGTGCTGCGCATCCGCGGCGGCCGCACGGTGGAGGTGCTGAACACGGATGCGGAGGGCCGCCTGGTGCTCGCCGACGGCCTGGTCGCCGCCAGCGAGGAGCAGCCCGACGCGATCGTCGACGTCGCCACCCTGACCGGCGCCGCCATGGTCGCGCTCGGCACCCGCTACGCCGCACTGATGGGCTCCGACGACCTGGTGGACCAGGTGCTCGGGGCGGCCAAGGAGAGCGGCGAGCTGTTCTGGCCGATGCCGCTGCCCGGGGAGCTGCGGGCCACCATCAACTCCGACGTCGCCGACATCGCCAACGCGAACCCGGGCAACACCGCGGGCGGCGCGCTGCTGGCCGGCGTGTTCCTGCAGGAGTTCGTCGGCCGCACCGGCGACGGCGACGACGCCCCCCGCATCCCCTGGGCGCACCTGGACATCGCCGGCCCGGCGAAGAGCCCGGCCGCCCCGTACGGCTTCACAGGCAAGGGACCGTCCGCCGTCAGCGTAAGGGCGCTCATCCGCCTGGCCGAGAGCTTTTCCGGGAAGTAG
- the lpdA gene encoding dihydrolipoyl dehydrogenase: MSEQNFDIVVLGGGSGGYAAALRAAELGFTVGMIEKDKVGGTCLHRGCVPTKALLHAAEIADYSRESSKYGIVTQLQGVDINGVTEYRQGIVAKKYKGLQGLVKARGITVIEGEGRLTSPTTVQVGDDTIVGKNIVLATGSYSRSLPGLEIGGRVITSEQALELDFVPRKVAVLGGGVIGVEFASVWKSFGSDVTIIEALPHLVPNEDESISKSLERAFRRRGIDYRLGIRFQGVTQDENGVVVTLENGDTVEADLLLVAVGRGPLTQGLGFDEVGVTMDRGFVITDERLHTNIPGVYAVGDIVPGLQLAHRGFQQGIFVAEEIAGLNPIVVPDVNIPKVTYCDPEVASIGLTEAKAAEKYGADSISSYDYSLAGNARSEIIGTNGSVKVVRLNDGPVLGVHMIGARVGELIGEAQLAVNWEAYPEDIAPLIHAHPTQNESLGEAFLYLAGKPLHTL; encoded by the coding sequence GTGTCCGAGCAGAACTTTGACATTGTGGTGCTCGGCGGTGGGAGTGGAGGCTACGCAGCAGCGCTGCGTGCGGCCGAGCTCGGTTTCACCGTCGGCATGATCGAGAAGGACAAGGTCGGCGGCACCTGCCTGCACCGCGGCTGCGTCCCGACGAAGGCGCTGCTCCACGCGGCCGAGATCGCCGACTACTCCCGTGAGTCGTCGAAGTACGGCATCGTCACCCAGCTGCAGGGCGTCGACATCAACGGCGTGACCGAGTACCGCCAGGGAATCGTCGCCAAGAAGTACAAGGGACTGCAGGGTCTCGTGAAGGCTCGCGGCATCACCGTCATCGAGGGCGAGGGCCGCCTCACCTCCCCGACGACCGTCCAGGTCGGCGACGACACCATCGTCGGCAAGAACATCGTCCTCGCCACGGGCTCGTACTCGCGCTCGCTCCCCGGTCTCGAGATCGGCGGCCGCGTCATCACGAGCGAGCAGGCGCTCGAGCTCGACTTCGTGCCGCGCAAGGTCGCGGTGCTCGGCGGCGGCGTCATCGGCGTCGAGTTCGCCAGCGTCTGGAAGTCGTTCGGCTCCGACGTCACCATCATCGAGGCGCTCCCCCACCTGGTCCCCAACGAGGACGAGTCGATCAGCAAGTCGCTCGAGCGGGCGTTCCGCCGCCGCGGCATCGACTACCGTCTGGGCATCCGCTTCCAGGGCGTGACCCAGGACGAGAACGGCGTGGTCGTCACCCTCGAGAACGGCGACACCGTCGAGGCCGACCTCCTGCTCGTCGCCGTGGGCCGCGGCCCGCTGACCCAGGGCCTCGGCTTCGACGAGGTCGGCGTCACCATGGACCGCGGCTTCGTCATCACCGACGAGCGCCTGCACACGAACATCCCCGGCGTCTACGCCGTCGGCGACATCGTCCCCGGCCTGCAGCTCGCGCACCGCGGCTTCCAGCAGGGCATCTTCGTCGCCGAGGAGATCGCGGGCCTCAACCCGATCGTCGTCCCGGACGTCAACATCCCCAAGGTCACCTACTGCGACCCGGAGGTCGCGTCCATCGGTCTGACCGAGGCGAAGGCGGCCGAGAAGTACGGCGCGGACAGCATCAGCAGCTACGACTACAGCCTGGCCGGCAACGCCCGCAGCGAGATCATCGGCACCAACGGAAGCGTGAAGGTCGTCCGTCTGAACGACGGCCCCGTGCTCGGCGTGCACATGATCGGCGCCCGCGTCGGCGAGCTCATCGGCGAGGCGCAGCTGGCCGTGAACTGGGAGGCGTACCCGGAGGACATCGCTCCGCTCATCCACGCCCACCCCACGCAGAACGAGTCGCTCGGCGAGGCCTTCCTGTACCTCGCGGGCAAGCCGCTGCACACGCTGTAG
- the sucB gene encoding 2-oxoglutarate dehydrogenase, E2 component, dihydrolipoamide succinyltransferase: MSESVSLPALGESVTEGTVTRWLKNVGDRVEVDEPLLEVSTDKVDTEIPSPVAGVIEAILVQEDETVEVGTALVTIGDGSGAGAEAPAAPAAEAAPAEAAPTEAAPAEAAPAEAAPAEQAAPAQESAPAPAEAAPAAAAPAAPAQEASPAAPAPAPAQEAAPAQPQQAAPAAPAPAAPAAPAQEAAPAQQAAPAAPAPAAAPAQQAPAQESAPAAPASSGAHAGNAGYVTPIVRKLANEQGVDLSTVTGTGVGGRIRKEDILQAAAPAASSSEAPAAASAPEVSPLRGTTQPMSRLRKVVAERAVVSMQSSAQLTSVVEVDVTKVAAFRDRVKGDFLAKTGVKLSFLPFFALAAAEALKTYPVINATVDGENIVYPDHENISIAVDTERGLLTPVVRNASDLDIASLAKEIADLAQRTRDNRLKPDELAGGTFTLTNTGSRGALFDTPLVFLPQVAILGTGIVTKKPVVISADGTDSIAIRSTVYLALSYDHRIVDGADAARFLVAVKNRLEDGNFEGNLGI, from the coding sequence ATGAGCGAATCCGTCAGCCTCCCGGCGCTCGGCGAGAGCGTCACGGAAGGCACGGTCACCCGCTGGCTGAAGAACGTTGGCGACCGTGTCGAGGTGGACGAGCCCCTGCTCGAAGTCTCGACCGACAAGGTCGACACCGAGATCCCGTCGCCGGTCGCCGGCGTCATCGAGGCGATCCTGGTGCAGGAGGACGAGACGGTCGAGGTGGGCACTGCGCTCGTGACGATCGGCGACGGTTCCGGCGCCGGCGCCGAGGCTCCGGCCGCGCCCGCCGCTGAGGCGGCGCCGGCTGAGGCCGCTCCGACCGAGGCTGCGCCCGCCGAGGCCGCGCCCGCCGAGGCCGCTCCGGCCGAGCAGGCTGCCCCGGCCCAGGAGTCCGCTCCCGCGCCCGCCGAGGCTGCGCCGGCCGCGGCCGCACCCGCCGCTCCGGCCCAGGAGGCGTCTCCCGCTGCTCCGGCTCCGGCCCCCGCCCAGGAGGCCGCACCCGCACAGCCGCAGCAGGCCGCTCCCGCCGCTCCGGCGCCGGCGGCCCCCGCCGCACCCGCTCAGGAGGCCGCACCGGCTCAGCAGGCTGCACCCGCTGCCCCGGCTCCCGCTGCCGCTCCGGCCCAGCAGGCTCCCGCCCAGGAGTCCGCTCCCGCCGCGCCGGCCTCGTCCGGTGCTCACGCGGGCAACGCGGGCTACGTGACCCCGATCGTGCGCAAGCTCGCGAACGAGCAGGGCGTCGACCTCTCGACCGTCACCGGCACCGGTGTCGGCGGTCGCATCCGCAAGGAGGACATCCTCCAGGCGGCGGCTCCGGCGGCGTCCTCTTCCGAGGCTCCCGCGGCCGCGTCGGCCCCCGAGGTCTCGCCGCTGCGCGGCACCACCCAGCCGATGTCGCGACTCCGCAAGGTCGTCGCGGAGCGCGCCGTGGTCTCGATGCAGTCGAGCGCTCAGCTCACCAGCGTCGTCGAGGTCGACGTGACCAAGGTCGCGGCGTTCCGCGACCGCGTGAAGGGCGACTTCCTGGCGAAGACCGGCGTGAAGCTCTCGTTCCTGCCGTTCTTCGCTCTGGCCGCCGCCGAGGCGCTGAAGACGTACCCCGTCATCAACGCGACCGTCGACGGCGAGAACATCGTCTACCCGGACCACGAGAACATCTCCATCGCGGTCGACACCGAGCGCGGCCTCCTCACGCCGGTGGTGCGGAACGCCTCGGACCTCGACATCGCGAGCCTCGCCAAGGAGATCGCCGACCTGGCCCAGCGCACCCGCGACAACCGTCTGAAGCCGGACGAGCTCGCGGGCGGCACGTTCACGCTGACCAACACCGGTTCTCGCGGCGCCCTGTTCGACACCCCGCTGGTGTTCCTCCCGCAGGTGGCCATCCTGGGAACCGGCATCGTCACCAAGAAGCCGGTCGTCATCTCGGCCGACGGCACGGACTCGATCGCGATCCGCTCCACGGTGTACCTCGCCCTGTCGTACGACCACCGCATCGTCGACGGCGCGGACGCCGCCCGCTTCCTGGTCGCCGTCAAGAACCGCCTCGAGGACGGCAACTTCGAGGGCAACCTCGGGATCTGA
- the lipB gene encoding lipoyl(octanoyl) transferase LipB, with protein sequence MTTYDVTGLSANSVPYLEALQQQRALHAAVVAGRAPDTVILLEHAPVYTAGKRTAPDERPTDGTPVVDVDRGGKITWHGPGQLVGYPILRLHDPIDVVGYVRALERVLIDVLARLDVTGVQVEGRSGVWMLPEHNPGATREEKIAAIGIRVAEGVTMHGFALNCSNSLDAYDRIVACGIRDAGVTTISRVLGRTVTPQDVAPLVMDAFDLEFTAAEAVA encoded by the coding sequence GTGACCACGTATGACGTCACGGGGCTAAGCGCCAACTCCGTGCCGTATCTCGAGGCCCTTCAGCAGCAGCGTGCCCTGCACGCCGCTGTCGTCGCAGGCCGGGCGCCCGATACCGTCATCCTCCTCGAGCACGCCCCCGTGTACACCGCGGGCAAGCGGACCGCTCCGGACGAACGCCCGACCGACGGGACCCCCGTCGTCGACGTCGACCGTGGCGGCAAGATCACCTGGCACGGGCCGGGACAGCTCGTGGGGTACCCGATCCTCCGCCTCCACGACCCCATCGACGTCGTCGGCTACGTCCGGGCACTCGAACGCGTCCTCATCGACGTGCTCGCCCGCCTCGATGTCACCGGTGTTCAGGTCGAGGGCCGGTCCGGTGTGTGGATGCTCCCGGAGCACAACCCCGGGGCCACCCGCGAGGAGAAGATCGCCGCCATCGGCATCCGCGTCGCCGAAGGCGTCACGATGCACGGCTTCGCGCTCAACTGCTCGAACAGCCTGGACGCCTACGACCGGATCGTCGCCTGCGGCATCCGCGACGCAGGAGTCACCACGATCTCGCGCGTGCTCGGTCGCACCGTCACGCCGCAGGACGTCGCGCCGCTGGTCATGGACGCCTTCGACCTGGAGTTCACCGCAGCGGAGGCCGTCGCGTGA
- the lipA gene encoding lipoyl synthase, with amino-acid sequence MSAVPEGRRMLRLEVRNAQTPIERKPEWIKTKAKMGPEYRQLQNLVKSEELHTVCQEAGCPNIYECWEDREATFLIGGSQCTRRCDFCQIDTGKPAEFDRDEPRRVGESVQRMGLRYATVTGVARDDLEDEGSWLYAETIREIHRQSPGTGVEILVPDFSGNPQHLGEVFSARPEVFAHNVETVPRIFKRIRPAFRYERSLDVLTQGRAAGLITKSNLILGMGEERHEISTALRDLHDAGTDIITITQYLRPSPRHLPVARWVHPDEFVELKQEAEEIGFLGVLAGPLVRSSYRAGRLWAQSMQAKGRPVPDELRHLADATLGFAQAVS; translated from the coding sequence GTGAGCGCCGTTCCCGAGGGGCGCCGGATGCTGCGCCTCGAGGTCCGCAACGCCCAGACGCCGATCGAGCGCAAGCCCGAGTGGATCAAGACCAAGGCGAAGATGGGGCCGGAGTACCGCCAGCTGCAGAACCTGGTGAAGTCCGAGGAGCTGCACACCGTCTGCCAGGAGGCGGGCTGTCCCAACATCTACGAGTGCTGGGAGGACCGGGAGGCGACGTTCCTCATCGGCGGTTCGCAGTGCACCCGCCGATGCGACTTCTGCCAGATCGACACCGGCAAGCCCGCCGAGTTCGACCGGGACGAGCCGCGCCGCGTCGGCGAGTCCGTGCAGCGGATGGGTCTTCGGTACGCCACCGTCACCGGTGTCGCCCGCGACGACCTGGAGGACGAGGGCTCGTGGCTGTACGCGGAGACGATCCGCGAGATCCACCGCCAGTCCCCCGGAACCGGCGTCGAGATCCTGGTGCCCGACTTCTCCGGCAACCCGCAGCACCTCGGCGAGGTGTTCTCGGCGCGCCCGGAGGTGTTCGCGCACAACGTGGAGACCGTCCCGCGCATCTTCAAGCGCATCCGCCCCGCCTTCCGCTACGAGCGCTCGCTGGACGTGCTCACGCAGGGGCGTGCTGCCGGACTGATCACGAAGTCGAACCTCATCCTCGGGATGGGCGAGGAGCGGCACGAGATCAGCACCGCGCTGCGCGACCTCCACGACGCCGGGACCGACATCATCACGATCACGCAGTACCTGCGGCCCAGTCCCCGTCACCTCCCGGTGGCACGCTGGGTGCACCCGGACGAGTTCGTGGAGCTCAAGCAGGAGGCGGAGGAGATCGGCTTCCTCGGCGTGCTGGCCGGGCCGCTGGTGCGGTCGTCGTACCGGGCGGGACGGCTGTGGGCCCAGTCCATGCAGGCGAAGGGACGGCCGGTGCCGGACGAGCTGCGGCACCTCGCGGACGCCACGCTCGGCTTCGCGCAGGCGGTCTCCTGA
- a CDS encoding DUF4191 domain-containing protein, which produces MAKDKSTKEPGRLKQMWQVFQMTRRYDDRAVLYILLGAVLPIIAGVLLAVFLSGGNVFTMILWIVAGVLAGVLIALIILGRRAERAAYSQIEGQPGAVGAVLRSSLKRSWRGSEMPVAVNGKTQDAVYRATGRGGVVLISEGPATRTKRMVDEERRKVNRVLPNVPVTIITVGPDADSVPLHKVPRTLAKIKPTLTKAEVLAISNRLQSMENQMPIPKGIDPMKVRAQRAR; this is translated from the coding sequence ATGGCAAAGGACAAGTCCACCAAGGAGCCCGGCCGTCTGAAGCAGATGTGGCAGGTGTTCCAGATGACCCGCCGGTACGACGACCGCGCGGTCCTCTACATCCTCCTCGGGGCTGTCCTGCCGATCATCGCGGGCGTGCTCCTGGCGGTGTTCCTCTCCGGCGGCAACGTCTTCACGATGATCCTCTGGATCGTCGCGGGCGTGCTCGCCGGCGTCCTGATCGCGCTCATCATCCTGGGTCGCCGTGCCGAGCGGGCGGCGTATTCGCAGATCGAGGGCCAGCCGGGCGCCGTGGGCGCCGTGCTGCGCTCCTCGCTGAAGCGCAGCTGGCGCGGATCCGAGATGCCGGTCGCGGTCAACGGGAAGACGCAGGATGCGGTGTACCGGGCGACCGGCCGCGGCGGCGTCGTGCTCATCAGCGAGGGACCGGCCACCCGCACCAAGCGCATGGTCGACGAGGAGCGCCGCAAGGTGAACCGCGTCCTCCCGAACGTCCCGGTCACGATCATCACCGTCGGACCGGATGCCGATTCCGTGCCGCTGCACAAGGTGCCGCGCACCCTGGCGAAGATCAAGCCGACCCTCACGAAGGCCGAGGTCCTGGCGATCAGCAACCGGCTCCAGTCGATGGAGAACCAGATGCCGATCCCGAAGGGCATCGACCCGATGAAGGTCCGCGCGCAGCGCGCCCGCTGA
- a CDS encoding RDD family protein — translation MPQNSASRPGDVAPSRYPGERLGLPESGPRSVGRVGRRIGAIAVDWAIASFLSFAFFRYDSWATIGLFALLQVIFIPTIGGSIGHRVFGMRVVALRGGWVGVWRPVVRTVLLCLAIPALVWDSDQRGFHDKVAGTVLIRA, via the coding sequence GTGCCGCAGAACTCCGCCAGCCGCCCCGGCGACGTCGCCCCTAGCCGTTACCCGGGGGAGCGGCTCGGCCTCCCCGAGTCGGGCCCGCGGTCGGTCGGCCGCGTCGGCCGTCGCATCGGCGCGATCGCGGTCGACTGGGCCATCGCGTCGTTCCTGTCGTTCGCGTTCTTCCGCTACGACTCGTGGGCGACGATCGGCCTCTTCGCCCTGCTGCAGGTCATCTTCATCCCGACGATCGGCGGCAGCATCGGCCACCGGGTGTTCGGGATGCGGGTCGTCGCCCTCCGCGGAGGCTGGGTCGGCGTGTGGCGGCCGGTGGTGCGTACGGTCCTGCTCTGCCTGGCGATCCCCGCCCTCGTCTGGGACTCCGACCAGCGCGGCTTCCACGACAAGGTCGCCGGCACTGTCCTCATCCGCGCGTAG